A genomic window from Anticarsia gemmatalis isolate Benzon Research Colony breed Stoneville strain chromosome 22, ilAntGemm2 primary, whole genome shotgun sequence includes:
- the LOC142982790 gene encoding uncharacterized protein LOC142982790: MLNTRLLEAVENRNPEEVKRLLTLGANPNATCRLTHISACHVAAMNNDDSLSVLLKAGAESQRTDKLGRTPLHLAAWAGNPVQLVMLLNLPEDLQSRITVDISEIVHEIQMYRDATYAMSNKPCDAGTLYDIHSPWLDLELVSLEAIEDLMNAGDSPLLLDSSGRTAMHICVEKLLREHLQVLLSYICNNPDSHITINIKDKKGLTVLHAAVRAKWIDGVYITINAGASVLEKADDGEFPIHSAAATGDVFVLREIITATESAIDIINQNGQTALFVAIIHNHVEAVKMLVRYGASLEVTLPNNQSILHVAAQHGFTEILAFLLNDGGPAICSLFRSQYIQPPIYSAVINNHPECVRLLLYKGGEADCIFYHNTINEKSEWTTALHIAAVNNYLETARIIIEFDNATVNRPNDGGLLPLHEACLNGSRDVIILLINNGADLSVSSKYVDIAPIQILMNNVTDPTEFIQEILNHSISLEGVSLKDRECKVKVDYSVLMPDGSGGNQMRVVRALVNTEDAFDQRKLLQHPLIQSFLYLKWKMFLPFYYITVLFTYPFEGPWAAFIKVMVMMMSEYDYTNMITKQNAIELGTSILVLRIVFIAFVVFASVVLMNLMIGLAVNDIDKLQERDCTIKILASKSQQGDYVESMEGEVSV; this comes from the exons ATGCTTAACACACGATTACTGGAAGCGGTTGAGAACAGAAACCCTGAAGAAGTAAAAAG GTTATTGACCCTCGGTGCTAATCCCAATGCTACATGCCGTTTGACCCACATATCAGCTTGTCACGTGGCTGCAATGAATAATGACGATTCCCTCTCTGTACTCCTGAAGGCAGGAGCTGAAAGCCAGAGAACTGATAAACTTGGTCGGACTCCCCTCCACTTGGCTGCTTGGGCGGGGAACCCTGTACAATTAGTTATGCTCTTAAATCTTCCAGAAG ATCTTCAAAGTAGAATAACAGTGGATATATCAGAAATTGTACATGAAATTCAGATGTACAGAGATGCCACGTATGCTATGTCAAACAAGCCTTGTGACGCCGGCACGTTATATGATATACACTCGCCTTGGCTCGATT TGGAATTAGTTAGTTTGGAGGCTATTGAAGACCTGATGAATGCTGGGGACTCGCCCTTGTTGCTTGACAGCAGCGGTCGTACTGCCATGCATATTTGTGTAGAAAAACTACTCCGGGAACATTTGCAG GTGTTATTAAGCTACATATGTAATAATCCAGATTCGCATATTACTATTAACATAAAGGACAAAAAGGGACTGACTGTCCTTCACGCGGCTGTGAGAGCTAAATGGATAGACGGAGTATACATAACGATTAATGCCGGTGCAAGCGTATTAGAAAAG gCCGACGATGGAGAATTCCCGATACATTCTGCAGCTGCTACAGGCGATGTGTTTGTACTCCGAGAGATAATTACCGCCACGGAAAGTGCAATTGACATAATTAATCAAAACGGACAGACCGCTTTATTTGTAGCCATAATTCACAATCATGTAGAAGCTGTCAAAATGCTCGTGAGGTATGGAGCTTCTTTGGAAGTCACTTTACCCaataatcaatcaatattaCACGTCGCAGCTCAGCACGGGTTTACAGAAATACTCGCATTCTTACTTAACGATGGCGGTCCAGCAATATGCAGTTTGTTCAGGTCACAGTATATTCAGCCGCCTATTTATTCTGCTGTAATAAATAACCACCCTGAATGCGTGAGGTTGCTGCTATACAAAGGAGGCGAAGCAGATTGTATATTTTACCACAATACGATTAATGAAAAGAGTGAGTGGACAACAGCCTTACACATAGCTGCGGTAAACAACTACTTAGAAACAGCAAGGATTATTATAGAATTTGACAACGCAACTGTAAACAGGCCCAATGATGGCGGCTTATTACCGTTACACGAAGCATGCTTGAACGGCAGCAGAGATGTTATTATACTCCTCATCAATAATGGAGCTGATTTATCGGTATCTTCTAAATATGTCGACATTGCACCGATACAGATTTTGATGAACAATGTGACAGATCCAACAGAGTTTATACAAGAAATCTTGAATCATTCTATAAGCCTTGAAGGCGTGAGTCTAAAAGACAGGGAATGTAAAGTTAAAGTAGATTACAGTGTTTTAATGCCAGATGGTTCGGGCGGTAATCAGATGAGAGTGGTCAGGGCACTCGTGAACACGGAAGATGCGTTCGATCAAAGGAAGTTGTTACAACATCCTCTAATACAAAGTTTCCTATATTTGAAATGGAAAATGTTTTTACCGTTCTACTACATCAcagtattatt CACATATCCCTTTGAGGGGCCTTGGGCTGCCTTCATCAAAGTTATGGTCATGATGATGTCAGAGTACGATTACACAAATATGATTACAAAGCAGAACGCTATTGAACTAGGGACTTCTATCTTAGTATTGAGAATAGTTTTTATCGCGTTTGTGGTCTTTGCTTCCGTGGTCTTAATGAATTTGATGATAGGCTTGGCTGTCAACGACATTGACAAATTACAAGAGAGAG ATTGTACTATCAAAATATTGGCAAGTAAAAGTCAACAAGGTGATTATGTTGAGAGCATGGAAGGCGAAGTGTCCGTATAG
- the LOC142982791 gene encoding C-type lectin domain-containing protein 161-like produces the protein MKAVRFRCDYTFRRPGWFKYHEIPLTFRDARMMCFFEGGVLASPNTLELKTIMRSFMCNVDIYTGMKALSMGHFYSIEGTPLSTTPYEWGDMEPDNKGNSERCISMTSAGKLADVRCDEPRPYICYRANTKVDVNACGTPDPEYRMDRRTKKCYKFHKKPRDFEGAHFACSAEGGHLAIINSQEEANIIKDLIDQNPADKIFGNFHKDYHYLGFVNWGKNPQTDWMTLEGQTLKQAGFSQFHGEEPNNFGGAENCGSVYRGSGLLNDLECKTMIFTFICEKDPDYPQVCERPKN, from the exons ATGA agGCCGTCAGATTCCGCTGTGACTACACGTTTAGGAGACCAGGATGGTTCAAGTACCATGAAATACCATTGACGTTCCGCGATGCTCGGATGATGTGCTTCTTTGAAG GTGGTGTACTAGCTTCTCCGAACACACTCGAGCTGAAGACCATAATGAGGAGTTTTATGTGCAACGTTGACATCTACACGGGAATGAAGGCTTTGTCCATGGGCCATTTCTATTCTATTGAAG GTACTCCGCTGTCCACAACGCCTTACGAGTGGGGAGATATGGAACCCGACAACAAGGGTAACTCCGAGCGCTGCATCTCCATGACTTCTGCTGGGAAACTGGCTGACGTGCGGTGCGATGAACCAAGGCCTTACATCTGCTATAGAGCTAACACGAAGGTTGACGTGAATGCTTGCGGTACGCCAGACCCAG AATACCGTATGGACCGCCGTACCAAGAAGTGTTACAAGTTCCACAAGAAGCCCCGTGACTTTGAAGGAGCTCACTTCGCTTGTTCAGCGGAAGGTGGCCATCTTGCCATCATCAATAGCCAAGAAGAAGCCAACATTATCAAAGATCTCATTGATCAGAACCCGGCAGATAAGATCTTTGGAAACTTCCACAAAGACTATCATTATCTTGGATTTGTTAATTGGGGAAAGAATCCTCAGACCGACTGGATGACACTTGAAG GTCAAACGCTGAAACAAGCTGGTTTCTCCCAATTTCATGGTGAAGAACCAAATAACTTCGGTGGAGCAGAGAATTGTGGCTCCGTTTATCGCGGAAGTGGCTTGCTTAATGATTTGGAGTGCAAGACAATGATCTTcacatttatttgtgaaaaagaTCCTGACTACCCTCAAGTCTGCGAACGCCCTAAAAATTGA